A window of the Myxococcus fulvus genome harbors these coding sequences:
- a CDS encoding vWA domain-containing protein, which produces MGHEKPVEPFSDLHVEEGKVRAVLLHDPTVEGLDVAIYMDASGSMEEEYKYERPRRSFLEWLRGAPLKDPANQVEPQVRWMLEYLATKDRNGVLRVAYWAAGASGKEVEVVGELKGVDVQQYRFPGAKKPGGHTFMTPALKDYVRYLKEQVKHGARRGCAVIVTDGKLHDAEEVERFSAQVAKDIVAGRLPRMNFVLVGVGDGVDEEQLERIAHLEYPGVGHLWCHRIAEEIGQVAELVAVLVDENMTVAAGGTVYDDKGQVLKTYEGRLPAVLEFEVPEGAESFTLEVNGQRFTQPLPDEDHHEDDEDHH; this is translated from the coding sequence ATGGGTCACGAGAAGCCGGTCGAGCCGTTTTCGGATCTCCACGTCGAAGAGGGGAAGGTCCGCGCGGTGTTGCTGCACGACCCGACGGTGGAGGGTCTGGACGTCGCCATCTACATGGACGCGTCCGGCAGCATGGAGGAGGAGTACAAGTACGAGCGCCCCAGGCGCTCCTTCCTGGAGTGGCTGCGAGGCGCGCCGCTGAAGGACCCGGCCAACCAGGTGGAGCCGCAGGTCCGGTGGATGCTGGAGTACCTGGCCACGAAGGACCGCAACGGCGTGCTGCGCGTCGCCTACTGGGCGGCGGGCGCCTCGGGCAAGGAAGTGGAGGTGGTGGGCGAGCTCAAGGGCGTGGACGTCCAGCAGTACAGGTTCCCGGGCGCGAAGAAGCCCGGTGGGCACACCTTCATGACGCCGGCGCTGAAGGACTACGTGCGCTACCTCAAGGAGCAGGTGAAGCACGGGGCACGGCGCGGCTGCGCGGTCATCGTCACGGACGGCAAGCTGCATGACGCCGAGGAGGTGGAGCGCTTCTCCGCGCAGGTGGCGAAGGACATCGTCGCGGGGCGGTTGCCCCGGATGAACTTCGTGCTGGTGGGCGTGGGCGACGGCGTGGACGAGGAGCAGCTCGAGCGGATTGCCCACCTGGAATATCCGGGCGTGGGGCACCTGTGGTGCCACCGCATCGCCGAGGAGATTGGCCAGGTCGCGGAGCTGGTCGCGGTGCTGGTGGACGAGAACATGACGGTGGCCGCGGGCGGCACGGTCTACGACGACAAGGGCCAGGTGCTGAAGACGTACGAGGGCCGGCTGCCGGCGGTGCTGGAGTTCGAGGTGCCCGAGGGCGCGGAGAGCTTCACGCTGGAGGTGAATGGCCAGCGCTTCACGCAGCCGTTGCCGGACGAGGACCACCACGAGGACGACGAGGACCACCACTGA
- a CDS encoding nucleoside deaminase: MRPEETRFLLQSIEAARRASSRGDQPFGAVLVDAQGKVLLEGENTVVTQRDCTGHAESNLMRDATKRFTPEVLAGCTMYASTEPCAMCAGAIFWGGVRRVVFSLSSAEFAQLVGTARGGLAMSCREVFERGSSPTQVEGPIPLQEARDVHTAFWR, encoded by the coding sequence ATGCGTCCGGAAGAGACCCGATTCCTTCTTCAGTCCATCGAGGCCGCGCGTCGCGCGAGCAGCCGGGGTGACCAGCCGTTCGGCGCGGTGCTGGTGGATGCGCAGGGCAAGGTGTTGCTCGAGGGTGAGAACACCGTGGTGACGCAGCGCGACTGCACGGGCCACGCGGAGTCGAACCTGATGCGGGACGCGACGAAGCGCTTCACGCCGGAGGTGCTCGCGGGCTGCACGATGTACGCAAGCACGGAGCCGTGCGCGATGTGCGCGGGCGCCATCTTCTGGGGCGGCGTGCGGCGGGTGGTGTTCTCGCTGTCGTCGGCGGAGTTCGCGCAGCTGGTGGGCACGGCCCGGGGAGGGCTGGCGATGTCCTGCCGCGAGGTGTTCGAGCGGGGCAGCAGTCCCACGCAGGTGGAGGGTCCCATCCCCCTGCAGGAGGCTCGCGACGTGCACACGGCCTTCTGGCGCTGA